The genomic window AGAAGCACTGGCAACTGTGCCAAAGGTTGTGCATTACATTGATATTCCCTTCCAGCATGCAAGCAGAAAGATTTTGCAATCTATGAACAGGAAAGGAGATGCACAAACCTATTTATCACTGGTACAGAATTTGAGAAAAACAATACCGGATATTGCAATTAGATCAACATTTATGGTGGGTTTCCCTGGCGAAGATGAAAATGATTTTGCAATATTGAAAGACTTTGTTGCAGCAGCAAGTTTGGACCGTGTTGGTGTTTTTATATATTCCCCTGAAGAAGGTACAAAAGCATTTACAAAAGGAGATACAGTAAAAACTGCAATTAAGAAAAAAAGATATGCAGCATTAATGAAACTACAACAGCAAATATCAAAACAAAGATTGGAAAAAACTATAGGTGCAATCGTGCAGGTACTTGTTGAAGAAAAGGTTGACCAGCATAATTACATTGGAAGAACCCAATATGATGCACCTGAAATTGATGGTATTTTTTTCTTGACCGCACACAATGTGCATGTCAATGATATTGTGGCAGCAAAGATAACTGATACACTTGAATATGATCGTATAGGAGTAATGCTTTGAATATACCAAATTTGGTTACGTTATCACGCATAATACTGATACCGTTATTTTTATATTTAATCTTTACCCCAACCATGGAGCATAGGATTTGGGCTCTGATTATTTTTAGCTTAGCATCCCTTACTGACTTTTTAGATGGATGGATGGCACGCAAGTTGCGTCAGGAAACTGAAACTGGGAAGTTTTTAGACCCACTTGCTGACAAGTTTCTTGTTATTTCAGCACTCATAGCATTTTTGTTTTTAGATCCACTCATTCCATTGTGGATGGTGCTTGTTATCATTGGGCGAGACCTCTTAATAACATTGATGCGCTACTTAGCGATTAAAAAAGGTAGTACACTTAGAACAAGTAGGCTGGGGAAATTCAAAACAGCCTTCCAAATGATAGGTATAATTATAATAATAATGGTATTCATTGTCCGCAATTCCATTAAAAATGTACAACTTGAAATCAATCAGTTGAGTGCATTGAAGCTTGAAACTGTTGTAGAAATTATTAATTCCAACCTTGTACATAAATGGCTCATTGTATGCCCCTATCTCATCATGGCTGTGGTTACATTCCTCACAGCTTTATCAGGCTTGCGGTACATAGTGACTAACTGGCAATTATTTATACCTCCATATTCACAAAAGGAAAATAAATAAAATTAATATGAATTGGAAAGAATTTTTTTTTACAGGTTTTTTTACCGGTTACTTTCCTAAAGGTTCAGGTACTGTTGGGGCGCTATTGGCTCTGCTAATATATGTAATACTACATCAAATATGTGGACCGTATGGTACCATAGCTAATGTTATGCTTGTTGCTTTTATTACTTATCCGGCAATTAAGTTGGGTGATGATGCTGAAATTTATTTTGCTCAAAAAGACCCTCAGGAAGTTGTACTTGATGAAATGCTGGGTTTTTGGGTTACAATGTTGTTTCATCCATTTAGCCTTAGCTCTTCAGTGCTGGGATTTTTCTTTTTTAGGTTGTATGATATTATAAAACCATTTCCAATAAGTAGGTTGGAGCATTTACGTGGTGGATTAGGGATAATGATTGACGATATTATTGCTGGTGTATATGCTAATATCACTATTGCCATTATCATTGCTATTATAAAAGCTTTTGGGATTATACTTGTGTAAAGGGTAAAGGTGGTCGAAAAAATAATAGGCATACAATGAATCATGTTTTGAGGTATTTATGAATCGTATTTATATAGTCATTTGTATTTTAACTATAGCACTTATTCCTTTTTATAGTGTGCATGCTCAACAAACAATAGGCGATAGCTCACTTAAAAAAAATTACTGTATAGAATGCCATATTGCACTCAATGGCAAACCGCGGGCAGTAGTACTGGAATGGGAAAACAGTATTCATGCAAGAAAAAATCTTGAATGCCATATATGCCATGGTGGAAATCCACAAGTGAATGATGCCAAAGCAGCAAAGGATAAAAAAGCTAATTTTACAGGAAAGCCTAAAAAGAAAGATATACCTGAATTTTGCGGCAGGGAAGGATGCCATGACAAAGCACTGGCACAATTGAAGAAGGGACCACATTATGATTCGGTTATGAAAATAGGGAGCCCTAATTGTGTTGATTGCCATGGTGACCACAATATTCAGCAGTCCACGTATCATATTATTACTGATAAAACATGTTCAGGATGCCATAGCGTTGAATATTCCAGAGAACTGGTAAATTCAATTATATCAATTGAGAAAAATATAGAAGACATAGAACGATCGCTGGAATATATGAACGAACGAAATGTGGAAACCAAAGATATGACAGGACGTTATGTGGAACTAAAAAGTTATTTTCATCAGCTGGTACATGTTTTTTCAAAACAGGAAATAGATTTTACTAAAAAGTTAGTTGAAGTTGAAATTGAATATCTTGATAAACAGCTTAAAAGTAAAATAGCATCAGTTAAACGGCTTGATCTTATATATATTTTAACCAGTGCATTCAGCATTGGAATAATCATATCATTTACTGTTTACATTGCATTGATAAGAAGAAGGCGCGCAAAAGTACAAAAGAATTTCCAATCACGATAAATAATAAGAATTAGCAAATAAGGATATGTTAGAAAGTTATTTTGAAAAATTTAAACGTTGGTATCTTTTCAATACTGAAAAAATAAAGTATGTTGGCAAAAAAAATGAAAAGCATGCCTGTATACTGTGTGCAATACGTGACCATGCAAATGATGTTGAGAGCCTTGAAGTATATCGTACCGATACATTTATTGTTTCAGTTAATTTATACCCTTTTAATCCCGGGCACTGTATGATTTTCCCCATTAAGCATATTGACAAGCTTGAGGATCTTGGTATTGATGATGTTGTTGCATTGCATAGGTTAACAATAAAAACAATTAATATATTAAAAGAAGAATTTAACCCGTCAGGATTTAATGTTGGGTACAATCTTGGTTCATGGAGTGGGGCAAGTATAGCTCATATCCATTTACATGTTGTGCCGCGCTTCCCAAACGAACTGGGATTTCTTGATGTTATATCACATACGCGTGTAATGGTAGTGGATCCACATGATGTGTGTGAAAGACTAAAGAAAAGATTTAGCTTGGAATAAATATTTAGTGTTTTGCCGTTTCTTCAGCTTCAAAAAGCAATTCAATATCTTTTTTATTTAATTTTATAGTAAACGGTTCATTGCACATGGGACAGTTTCCCGTATTAATGCCGATTGAAAGTTCATTAATTTTTAATTGTAATTTTGAGCCGCATAACAGACAGGTAAAATCATTTGCACGCATTGGATGTGGCAGCATTAGTGGCCTCCTGGCACTATAGATGGTATTATGCATATATAAAAAATCTACCTTGAAAATATAAAATAGTTGTCAAGTATTTTATACAAATATACAATTAAAAACAATATCTTTGTTCTGATGAAACTGAGATTGAAAAAATGATATTGATGCCAATCACTGTTTTAAAAGAGATTTGCTTATGGTTGTGTGGTTCAAAAGCTATTCTATTTTCAGGTGTGCTACATACAACGTTTTAAAAGTCTAAAAGGGGGTATAATGTCAAAATTAAAAAAAATCAGCATACCATTACTTATTATAAGCAGTATTGTTGCAATAGTCATTATCTTTGATGGAGATATTATAAAGAAAATTTTTGTATTAAAACCAGTCCGAGTTGTTACTCAAAGTGAGATTACAAGAATGGAAGAGGAATTGTCTGAACTTACCTCAAAAAGTATTTCAAATCCTGAAGTGATAAATAAAATAGGGGTGTTGTACCAAAATTTAGGTGCAAAGTATAATGAACGGGAAGCATGGGACCCTGCAATAGATGCATTGCAAAAAGCTTTGGGATATGGAAGAAATAATCCCCTTGTCCATTATCAGTTAGCCATAGCATATGCTAACAGAGGATCACAGTTAGAGAATAAGGATGATATTGACAAAGCACACATTCACTATGAAAAAGCCTTACAAATGGACCCTAATTTTACTGAGGCTAAATACGGTTTGGCAATTCTTTTATTCTATGAAAAAGAAAACCGACAAAAAGCGGTACAACTGATGGAAGAGATAACAAAACAAAAGCCAACATTTTACAGGGCTCGATTTGCTCTGGGAAGATTTTATTATGAAAATAAAGACCTTAACAGGTCACTATCGGTTTACCAAGATCTTTATACTGACCTTGAAAAGCTGGATTCACCACTGGCAAAGGAATATAAACAGGCATGTAAAGAAAATATTCAACGAATAACTGCTGAATTAGCACGGTGATTCAATTATGGACAAAAAAATTTATGCTGTTGCTGTGTCACTTATGAGTTCTGGCTTGTGGCATTTCTATGCAAAGTATCAGCCCGAAATAATCTACAATGAATGTGTTTCTGCTCATGAACAAAAAGTTCAGGAGTATTATTCACAATGGTATAGCAAGAGCCCGCTTGAAGAAGCACAAACAATTGTTGAATTGTGCAACAAAATGAATGTGAAAATGATTACTTATTGGGATGATGAATACCCATGTTTGCTAAAGGAAATTGTTTATCCTCCAGCTGTGTTATATCTCAGAGGTATTATGCCAAAAAACATGTGTCTTGCAATTGTTGGCACCAGAAATGAAGATACACTCTCTGGTTCAATTGCTGAACGGCTTTCTGGTATTTTGGCTAAATATGGTATAACTATAGTCAGTGGTCTTGCAATTGGAATTGATCGCAGAGCTCATATAGGGGCTCTAAAGTCTGGTGGTTCTACCATTGGAGTTATGGCCAATGGCATAGATATGTTATACCCTTCAAGTAACCGTGATGTCTATACTGATATTATAAACTCGGGCAACGGATGTGTGTTATCTGAATACCCACCGAAAGCACGAATAAGCAAGTGGACATTTGTAAGAAGAAACAGAATTGTCAGCGGATTATCACAAGGTGTTATAGTAATTAAAGCTGGCGAAAAAAGTGGGGCACTGATTACAGCACGCTATGCTCTTGAACAAAACAGAGAATTGTTTGTGTGTCCAGGCCATTCCTTTGATGAAGGATATAAGGGGTGCTACATGCTATTGAAAGAAGGAGCACACCCTGTGTATAACGAACAGGATATTTTTGAAGTTCTTAACGTTGATAAAATTAATATTGAGCCAACACTTTTTCAAAACAATCAATACAGGCACGTTACAACAAACGTAAATCTTGCAGTGTATAACGATGATGATATTGTAAAAACGTTGCAACATGGTTCATTGGATGTTGATTCGTTAATCAGGGCTGTTGGCAAAAGCAGTGGTGAGGTGCTTGAAAAATTAACCACAATGGAATTAGAAGGAATTATTACCAGGCAGGGAAATATTATATCATTAAACAAATGAAGGTTGCATGATAGTTAAAAGAGTGCTTATTATTATGTTAGCTATGTTATGGTGTATAAGCTTTATACAGATTTTTTCTGTGCCACCATATATTGGCGATATATTTGGTATATATAAATCGGGTTATTTTAAAGAACTTGAAAGAAATATGTATATTATTACCGATAGTTTTTTGCACATTAAGACAATGTCAAAAGCTGAGTATGCCTGGATATACCTTAAAGATTTGCAGAAGCGTTTTGGTATAAACATTCACGTGTATGATTCCATGGGAAATTTAATACAAGCTCCTGGCATGTCGGAGATAGTTAATAATAGGGATGTCTTGAATGTGATAAATGATATAAAGCCCCAGCCAAAGTTTGCTGTACACGGACGTATGTACAATGGAGTTATACCTGTATACAGGAAAACAGAATGTAATTTTTGCCATCAGCCTTCTCGTAAACCAGTGTTAGGCGTAATTGAATTTGCAATCCCGTTTGATGGTTATATTTACTATACCTCAGAGCGAACAATATTATTTATTATTATTACATTTGCTATCAGCGTTTTATTGTTTGTGGTTATACGGTGGAATCCATATAAGGATATTAATGAACTGTTTGACAAATAGTGAAAGGTATTAATATTCATACGATATTTCAGGGTTAATGGTGATAGTGGATATACTATTCAGTAACTATCGCATAAAAATTAGCATATAAGGAAATAGCCATGGCTGAACATAGAAAAACACTTGTGATTGTTGAGTCACCAACAAAAGCAAAAACAATAAATAAATATTTGGGGAAAGATTACATCATTGCGTCGTCAATGGGGCATATCATTGATTTGCCAAAATCACGGTTGGCTGTTGATGTGAATAATGATTTTAAGCCTGAATATATCCCTATACGAGGGAAGGCAAAAATAATAAATGATTTAAAAAAGAAAGCTTTTGAAGCTAAAAATGTTTTACTGGCAACTGACCCTGACCGTGAAGGCGAAGCAATATCGTGGCATCTTGCAAATGTTTTGAAAGATAAAAATAATGATATCAAACGCATTGAATTTCATGAGATAACCGAAGATGCAATTAAAGAAGCAGTGAAGAATGCCCGGGACATTAACATGGATTTAGTCAATGCACAGCAGGCACGACGAATCCTTGACAGGCTTGTTGGATATTATTTAAGCCCAATATTGTGGAAGAAAGTTAAAAAGGGGTTATCTGCAGGAAGAGTACAGTCGGTTGCATTGCGGGTTATTTGCGAGCGCGAAAAGGAAATAGAAAACTTTATTCCACAAGAGTATTGGACGCTTGATGCCTTATTTGAACATCAAAAGCAGGAATTTACTGCAACACTGGTATCGGAAAATGGGAAAAAAATTGAATTAAAAACAAAAAATGATGTTGATAGGGTGCTCTCGCTCATAGAGGGAAAACCATTTACAGTTATTAATGTTGAACAAAAAGAAAGACGAAGAAAACCACAGCCACCGTATATCACCAGCAAATTGCAGCAGGATGCTGCCAGGCGATTAGGATTTTCCACTAGTAAAACCATGATGGTGGCACAGCAATTGTACGAAGGAGTAAACATTTCCGGTGAAGGGCAGGTTGGTTTGATTACCTATATGCGTACTGATTCTACGCGAATTGCACCTGCTGCATTAGCATCAGTGAGGGAATATTTAAATAAAAATTTTACCAAAGAGTATATACCAGAAACGCCTAACTCATATCCAAATAAAAAAGGTGCACAGGATGCACATGAAGCAATACGGCCAACAAATGTGTTCAGGACTCCTGAATCAATTAAAAATGATCTAACTCCTGATCAATATAAATTATATTCGTTGATATGGAGGCGCTTTGTTTCGTCGCAAATGACGCCCGAGGTTTCACAAGTGGTTACTGTAACACTGAAAGTTGAAGATTTTGAATTCAGAGCAACCGGTAGCAGAGTATTATTTAATGGATTTACAGCAATAGAAAAAGAAGAAAGTGCCGAAAAGAAATTATTGCCACAACTAGAAACAGGCCTGGTTCTTATGCCAAAAGCATTTGATCCACAGCAACATTTCACTTCACCACCTCCACGCTACAATGAAGCGTCGTTGGTTAAATTTTTGGAAGAATCAGGGATTGGCCGTCCTTCAACATACGCACCTACTATCAATACGTTGTTCAAGCGTTATTATGTTGTAAAACGTGGGAAACAGTTAGTGCCAACGGTATTGGGCAGGTTGGTAAATGACATTATGGTTTCGTATTTTGAATCGCTTATTAATATTGATTTTACTGCACAGATGGAAGAAAAGCTTGATTTAATTGAGGAAGCAAAGAATGATTGGGTTAGCATGATAAAGGAATTTTACGAACCTTTCAAGTCAACAGTTCATCATGCCGAAGAACATATTGAGGATATGAAAAATATTTTAGATGAAGAAACAGACCTGTTGTGCGAAAAATGCGGCAGCAAAATGGTAAAGCGTTTGGGGAAATTTGGCTTTTTCCTTGCTTGTTCTGCATTTCCAAAATGTTCAAATGCAAAACCATTGCCACTTGGCAAATGCCCCAAATGCGGTGGTGATATTATTAAACGCACCTCAAAACGACGTGGATCATTTTTTGCCTGCAACAGGTATCCTGAATGTGATTTTGCCACCCGCGAGCAAGCGTCAGAACATGCATGTCCAAAATGCGGTAGTCTGCTTTTTATCCGTAAGATAAAGAAAAAAGGTGAGATGCTTGTATGCTTAAATGAGCAATGTGGGTATACGGTTACACTTCTGGATGAAGATAAAACGGATGCTGAAGTACAAGTAAGCTAAACAGTATGGACCACTATATTGATAAATTCATTCAATATCTTATTGCCGAAAAAAATGCTTCGCCTTTGACTGTTGAATCGTATGGCAAGGATTTGCATCAGTTTGTACATTTTCTGGAAAGCAATGGGCAATGCCCGGTAACTATCGCCACAATAACAACTGAAACAATCCGTGATTTTATTGATTATTGCTTTGAATTGGGAAATGAACTATCTACAATTGAGCGCAAAGTTGCAACATTAAAATCGTTTTTTAAATACCTTGAGTTCCATAATTATATTGAACATAACCCAGCTCGCCAGATTCATTATTCAAAACACAGTAAATTCCTTCCCACTTTTTTAACCTTTGATCAGATACAGAAACTGACATCATTTGAATGCAAAAGCTTTAGTGACTATCGTGATAAAGCACTGCTTGAAGTTTTTTACTCAACAGGTGCACGTGTTTCGGAAATTGCTAATGCTGATGTTGAAGATTGTGATTGTGTGTCTAAAAGATTGAAAGTGATGGGGAAAGGTTCAAAGGAAAGAATTGTTTTTTTGAATGATACTGCAATTGTGTCATTGCAGAAATATTTTGACGAACGCAGAAAAAAGTTTGGTACAATAACCCAACCGCTCTTTGTAAATAATAATGGCAAACGATTGACAACTAGAGGTATTTTTTATATTATTGATAAAAGAGCTAACCAGGCGCATTTGTGGAAATCAGTAACACCTCATGTGTTGCGTCACAGTTTTGCAACTGAGTTGCTCAACAGGGGTGCAGACATTAAAGCTGTGCAGGATATGTTGGGGCATGAGAGTATTTCTACAACACAGAAATATACTCACACTACAACACAGCGATTAAAAGAATTATACATGAAGTACCATCCCCATGCACACAGGAGAAATGATAATGAGTAGTACATCAATCCACGGTACCACGGTACTTGCAATTAAAAAAGATAATGCATTTGCTATGGGATGTGACGGGCAGGTTACTCTTGGAGAAACAGTAATAAAAAGTAGAGCAGTGAAACTACGAAAGGTATATAACGATACAATACTTACCGGTTTTGCGGGCTCAGTAGCCGATGCGCTTACGCTGTTTGAACGGCTTGAGCAAAAGCTTGAATCGTATTCGGGTAATATTCCGCGCTCGGTTGTGGAGCTTGCACGCGACTGGAGGTTGGACAGAGCTTTGCGCCGGCTTGAAGCTGTGCTTATTGTTGGCAACATACAGCATCTATATTTAATAAGTGGCAATGGTGAAATTATTGAACCAGATGACGGCATAATTGGTATTGGTTCGGGTGGAAGTTATGCGATAGCTGCTGCACGAGCGCTTGTGCGCAATACCACATTAAGTGCATACGAAATAGTAAAACAATCATTGCTTATTGCATCTGAGATTTGCATTTATTCAAATAGTGCTATCACAATTGAGGAGATAAAAGCATAATGGGTGATATACAAATACAGTTTACTGAAGATAGCGATCTTACGCCACGGCAAATAGTCAGTGAGCTTGATAAATACATTATAGGGCAAAAAGATGCAAAAAAATGTGTGGCGATAGCTCTAAGGAACAGAAGTCGCAGGAAAAAATTGGACCCTGAGCTTCAAGAAGAAATTGCACCAAAAAACATCATCATGATAGGGCCCACTGGTGTTGGTAAAACTGAAATTGCACGACGATTGTCACGGCTGGTAAATGCACCATTTATAAAAGTTGAAATTACAAAATACACTGAAGTTGGATATGTGGGTAGAGATGTTGAATCTATGATACGTGATTTAACATCTATAGCTGTAAACATGGTGAAAAAAGAATACAGTGCCATGGTAGAAGAAAAAGCGTTGAAGAATGCGTATGAAAAAATTGTAGATATAATCATTCCCAAAAAGGGATTTGAATTTGATGAACGGCAGATTTCAGGTTTTCATGCTGACAGGGAATCTATCTTTGAGTCTGATACATTGTATGAGCAAATGCGCGCACAATATATGGAAGATTTAAAAAGCGGTAAACTTGATGATCTTGAAATTGAATATGAAGCAGAAGCACCTAATGTAATTCCGGTAATGTCTATTATGGGGGGCTCAGGGTTTGAAGATATTGACCTGCAGATTCAATCAATGCTTGGCGATTTGATGCCCAAAAAATCGAAGCGCAAAAAAAGCACAGTAAAGGATGCACTGCGTATATTCATTGCCGAAGAAACAGAAAAGCTTATTGATATGGAAAAAGTGACTAATGAGGCAATCCGTCGTGTTGAGGATATGGGAATAGTATTTATTGATGAAATAGATAAAATTGCTGGTGCTGAATCAAAAACAGGACCCGATGTATCGCGCCAGGGAGTGCAACGAGATTTGCTGCCTATTGTTGAGGGAACAACCGTCAATACAAAATACGGGCCGGTAAAAACAAATCATATATTGTTTAT from Spirochaetota bacterium includes these protein-coding regions:
- a CDS encoding phosphatidylglycerophosphatase A; translation: MNWKEFFFTGFFTGYFPKGSGTVGALLALLIYVILHQICGPYGTIANVMLVAFITYPAIKLGDDAEIYFAQKDPQEVVLDEMLGFWVTMLFHPFSLSSSVLGFFFFRLYDIIKPFPISRLEHLRGGLGIMIDDIIAGVYANITIAIIIAIIKAFGIILV
- a CDS encoding tetratricopeptide repeat protein, with amino-acid sequence MSKLKKISIPLLIISSIVAIVIIFDGDIIKKIFVLKPVRVVTQSEITRMEEELSELTSKSISNPEVINKIGVLYQNLGAKYNEREAWDPAIDALQKALGYGRNNPLVHYQLAIAYANRGSQLENKDDIDKAHIHYEKALQMDPNFTEAKYGLAILLFYEKENRQKAVQLMEEITKQKPTFYRARFALGRFYYENKDLNRSLSVYQDLYTDLEKLDSPLAKEYKQACKENIQRITAELAR
- a CDS encoding HIT domain-containing protein; the encoded protein is MLESYFEKFKRWYLFNTEKIKYVGKKNEKHACILCAIRDHANDVESLEVYRTDTFIVSVNLYPFNPGHCMIFPIKHIDKLEDLGIDDVVALHRLTIKTINILKEEFNPSGFNVGYNLGSWSGASIAHIHLHVVPRFPNELGFLDVISHTRVMVVDPHDVCERLKKRFSLE
- a CDS encoding tyrosine-type recombinase/integrase, whose amino-acid sequence is MDHYIDKFIQYLIAEKNASPLTVESYGKDLHQFVHFLESNGQCPVTIATITTETIRDFIDYCFELGNELSTIERKVATLKSFFKYLEFHNYIEHNPARQIHYSKHSKFLPTFLTFDQIQKLTSFECKSFSDYRDKALLEVFYSTGARVSEIANADVEDCDCVSKRLKVMGKGSKERIVFLNDTAIVSLQKYFDERRKKFGTITQPLFVNNNGKRLTTRGIFYIIDKRANQAHLWKSVTPHVLRHSFATELLNRGADIKAVQDMLGHESISTTQKYTHTTTQRLKELYMKYHPHAHRRNDNE
- the topA gene encoding type I DNA topoisomerase, coding for MAEHRKTLVIVESPTKAKTINKYLGKDYIIASSMGHIIDLPKSRLAVDVNNDFKPEYIPIRGKAKIINDLKKKAFEAKNVLLATDPDREGEAISWHLANVLKDKNNDIKRIEFHEITEDAIKEAVKNARDINMDLVNAQQARRILDRLVGYYLSPILWKKVKKGLSAGRVQSVALRVICEREKEIENFIPQEYWTLDALFEHQKQEFTATLVSENGKKIELKTKNDVDRVLSLIEGKPFTVINVEQKERRRKPQPPYITSKLQQDAARRLGFSTSKTMMVAQQLYEGVNISGEGQVGLITYMRTDSTRIAPAALASVREYLNKNFTKEYIPETPNSYPNKKGAQDAHEAIRPTNVFRTPESIKNDLTPDQYKLYSLIWRRFVSSQMTPEVSQVVTVTLKVEDFEFRATGSRVLFNGFTAIEKEESAEKKLLPQLETGLVLMPKAFDPQQHFTSPPPRYNEASLVKFLEESGIGRPSTYAPTINTLFKRYYVVKRGKQLVPTVLGRLVNDIMVSYFESLINIDFTAQMEEKLDLIEEAKNDWVSMIKEFYEPFKSTVHHAEEHIEDMKNILDEETDLLCEKCGSKMVKRLGKFGFFLACSAFPKCSNAKPLPLGKCPKCGGDIIKRTSKRRGSFFACNRYPECDFATREQASEHACPKCGSLLFIRKIKKKGEMLVCLNEQCGYTVTLLDEDKTDAEVQVS
- the dprA gene encoding DNA-processing protein DprA, giving the protein MDKKIYAVAVSLMSSGLWHFYAKYQPEIIYNECVSAHEQKVQEYYSQWYSKSPLEEAQTIVELCNKMNVKMITYWDDEYPCLLKEIVYPPAVLYLRGIMPKNMCLAIVGTRNEDTLSGSIAERLSGILAKYGITIVSGLAIGIDRRAHIGALKSGGSTIGVMANGIDMLYPSSNRDVYTDIINSGNGCVLSEYPPKARISKWTFVRRNRIVSGLSQGVIVIKAGEKSGALITARYALEQNRELFVCPGHSFDEGYKGCYMLLKEGAHPVYNEQDIFEVLNVDKINIEPTLFQNNQYRHVTTNVNLAVYNDDDIVKTLQHGSLDVDSLIRAVGKSSGEVLEKLTTMELEGIITRQGNIISLNK
- the hslU gene encoding ATP-dependent protease ATPase subunit HslU gives rise to the protein MGDIQIQFTEDSDLTPRQIVSELDKYIIGQKDAKKCVAIALRNRSRRKKLDPELQEEIAPKNIIMIGPTGVGKTEIARRLSRLVNAPFIKVEITKYTEVGYVGRDVESMIRDLTSIAVNMVKKEYSAMVEEKALKNAYEKIVDIIIPKKGFEFDERQISGFHADRESIFESDTLYEQMRAQYMEDLKSGKLDDLEIEYEAEAPNVIPVMSIMGGSGFEDIDLQIQSMLGDLMPKKSKRKKSTVKDALRIFIAEETEKLIDMEKVTNEAIRRVEDMGIVFIDEIDKIAGAESKTGPDVSRQGVQRDLLPIVEGTTVNTKYGPVKTNHILFIAAGAFNISKPSDLIPELQGRFPIRVELSSLTEEDFRKILTVPKNSLTLQYKELLKTEGVTIEFTDDGIAEIAKTAQLLNEEHENIGARRLHTIMEKLLEDILFDAPDLDDAHKNFVINAEFVKAKLGPTLKNKDLSRYIL
- a CDS encoding cytochrome c3 family protein, producing the protein MNRIYIVICILTIALIPFYSVHAQQTIGDSSLKKNYCIECHIALNGKPRAVVLEWENSIHARKNLECHICHGGNPQVNDAKAAKDKKANFTGKPKKKDIPEFCGREGCHDKALAQLKKGPHYDSVMKIGSPNCVDCHGDHNIQQSTYHIITDKTCSGCHSVEYSRELVNSIISIEKNIEDIERSLEYMNERNVETKDMTGRYVELKSYFHQLVHVFSKQEIDFTKKLVEVEIEYLDKQLKSKIASVKRLDLIYILTSAFSIGIIISFTVYIALIRRRRAKVQKNFQSR
- the hslV gene encoding ATP-dependent protease subunit HslV, with the protein product MSSTSIHGTTVLAIKKDNAFAMGCDGQVTLGETVIKSRAVKLRKVYNDTILTGFAGSVADALTLFERLEQKLESYSGNIPRSVVELARDWRLDRALRRLEAVLIVGNIQHLYLISGNGEIIEPDDGIIGIGSGGSYAIAAARALVRNTTLSAYEIVKQSLLIASEICIYSNSAITIEEIKA
- the pgsA gene encoding CDP-diacylglycerol--glycerol-3-phosphate 3-phosphatidyltransferase; its protein translation is MNIPNLVTLSRIILIPLFLYLIFTPTMEHRIWALIIFSLASLTDFLDGWMARKLRQETETGKFLDPLADKFLVISALIAFLFLDPLIPLWMVLVIIGRDLLITLMRYLAIKKGSTLRTSRLGKFKTAFQMIGIIIIIMVFIVRNSIKNVQLEINQLSALKLETVVEIINSNLVHKWLIVCPYLIMAVVTFLTALSGLRYIVTNWQLFIPPYSQKENK